The proteins below come from a single Triticum aestivum cultivar Chinese Spring chromosome 5D, IWGSC CS RefSeq v2.1, whole genome shotgun sequence genomic window:
- the LOC123125301 gene encoding collagen alpha-1(I) chain: protein MAEYGEEDLAVAAAKILLSLRSRNLVRWPEWIARPSDGLQRPEEEEEAELPPIPEGWPKRPRSRLRARAEGTAWPLSLKSPLARPGRPVLGGSGACSGEEEERAWSAPKAKRVSFTARRPEVPPHYFSCSAAGSGPSTSGADRARSRRRARLSEKASAARAKSSPETPFDFANAAGSGASSSGDEAARPTAAQGPGGGGGPSSGIEGPGSPAKRSRTDLAAGEAAAAAAKVEEQKIKEDYRDEKGHLLFDLNEAWGGN, encoded by the exons ATGGCGGAGTACGGAGAGGAGGACCTCGCCGTCGCGGCCGCCAAGATTCTGCTCAGCCTCCGGAGCAGGAATCTCGTGCGGTGGCCGGAGTGGATCGCCCGGCCGTCCGACGGTCTCCAgcggccagaggaggaggaggaggccgagctgCCGCCGATCCCGGAGGGATGGCCGAAGCGGCCGCGGTCGCGGCTGCGTGCGCGGGCGGAAGGAACCGCGTGGCCTCTGTCGCTGAAGAGCCCCTTGGCGCGGCCGGGGCGCCCCGTTCTCGGCGGATCCGGCGCGtgttccggcgaggaggaggagagggcgtgGTCTGCCCCGAAGGCGAAGCGCGTGTCTTTCACCGCGCGGAGGCCGGAGGTACCGCCGCACTACTTCTCGTGCTCGGCAGCCGGATCCGGCCCTTCCACCAGCGGCGCCGACCGCGCGCGGTCGCGGCGACGGGCGCGCCTGAGCGAGAAGGCGAGTGCCGCCAGGGCAAAGTCGAGCCCGGAGACGCCCTTCGACTTCGCCAACGCCGCCGGATCAGGAGCGTCCTCGAGCGGCGACGAAGCGGCGCGGCCGACGGCGGCGCAGGGGCCTGGCGGAGGCGGAGGGCCCTCGAGCGGCATCGAGGGGCCCGGCTCGCCGGCGAAGCGCTCGCGGACGGACCTCGCCGCCGGCGAAGCTGCGGCGGCCGCGGCTAAAGTGGAG GAGCAGAAGATCAAGGAGGATTACCGGGACGAGAAGGGCCACCTGCTGTTCGACCTCAACGAAGCTTGGGGTGGCAACTAA
- the LOC123120814 gene encoding uncharacterized protein yields MADHQQLLPSLTCRCSNCATERAVVFCLADGARLCLECDGAVHGASDLAGLHSRAPLCDACCAAPAALRCQTGAHRATLCAGCADGRGGASLVEVYTGCPAPAEVLRTLSVDAPSSSQEDFDAWLAHNLPQILQDVQVQHLLGLFPNFTSFLRQYVQLRETFLDDLVSCVPNLTWTVWHYYLHCIVTKESGDCAICDVKKEDFFPDTLLIVLICGALTTFMEDGSQIYDASGTTTIVGDQRGPSSSSFVCDDWNNGCSTTCAPQCSVLENTNGVLVGHHLAGPSLTFEQQQQLPPSICHISSSYNPSTLSCQPTMTSTTLLQSMGNDHHPSLLLDDFPTFYPALPLISPPPPPENGTGCHDANQPSQMLTADEQAAVAHHQQDPSTVSKKREERDRAKQRYNEKKKNRK; encoded by the exons ATGGCGGACCACCAGCAGCTGCTCCCGTCGTTGACGTGCAGGTGCAGCAACTGCGCCACCGAGCGCGCCGTCGTCTTCTGCTTGGCCGACGGCGCCAGGCTCTGCCTCGAGTGCGACGGCGCCGTGCACGGCGCCAGCGACCTCGCGGGCCTCCACTCGCGCGCCCCGCTCTGCGACGCCTGCTGCGCCGCGCCCGCCGCGCTCCGCTGCCAAACCGGCGCCCACCGTGCCACGCTCTGCGCCGGCTGCGCCGACGGCCGCGGCGGCGCCTCCCTCGTGGAGGTTTACACCGGCTGCCCCGCGCCCGCCGAGGTCCTCCGCACCCTCTCCGTCGACGCGCCGTCATCGTCGCAGGAGGACTTCGACGCCTGGCTCGCCCACAACCTCCCCCAAATCCTACAGGATGTTCAGGTACAACATCTACTGGGTTTATTTCCAAATTTCACTTCTTTTTTGCGCCAGTATGTGCAATTGAGGGAGACTTTTCTTGATGATCTTGTTTCTTGTGTGCCAAATCTTACATGGACA GTTTGGCACTACTACCTACATTGTATTGTAACAAAAGAAAGTGGGGACTGTGCTATCTGTGATGTAAAAAAGGAAGATTTCTTTCCTGATACAT TACTCATTGTGTTAATTTGTGGTGCTCTCACTACATTCATGGAGGATGGATCTCAGATCTACGATGCGAGTGGCACAACAACAATAGTAGGAGATCAAAGAGGCCCCAGCAGCAGTAGCTTCGTCTGTGATGATTGGAACAATGGCTGCTCAACTACCTGTGCTCCACAATGTTCTGTGCTTGAGAATACTAATGGAGTACTTGTTGGTCATCACTTAGCTGGGCCTTCACTCACTTTTGAG caacagcagcagctgcCACCGTCAATCTGCCACATCTCATCATCTTACAACCCATCAACATTATCGTGCCAGCCGACCATGACATCGACTACTCTTCTGCAATCCATGGGCAACGATCATCATCCATCGCTGCTCCTTGATGACTTCCCTACTTTCTACCCTGCCTTGCCCCTAatatcgccgccgccaccaccggagaATGGCACTGGCTGTCATGATGCCAACCAGCCATCACAGATGCTGACCGCAGATGAGCAAGCAgcggtggctcatcatcagcaagATCCGAGCACCGTTAGTAAGAAGAGAGAGGAAAGGGACAGGGCCAAGCAAAGgtacaacgagaagaagaagaacaggaaGTAA